A region of Salmo salar chromosome ssa17, Ssal_v3.1, whole genome shotgun sequence DNA encodes the following proteins:
- the LOC106576136 gene encoding electron transfer flavoprotein regulatory factor 1-like — translation MANPLRSEVRQLYKNLLFLGREYPKGADYFRERLKSAFMKNKGVTDPEEIKKLVDRGEFVIKELEALYYLRKYRAMKKRYYEEELSAVLNIGRPVD, via the exons ATGGCCAACCCTCTAAGGAGTGAGGTTAGACAACTGTACAAAAAT CTTCTGTTTTTGGGACGGGAATACCCCAAAGGAGCAGACTACTTCAGAGAACGTCTGAAGAGTGCCTTTATGAAGAACAAAGGTGTCACAGACCCTGAGGAGATCAAAAAGCTAGTCGACCGTGGGGAGTTTGTGATAAAGGAACTGGAGGCCCTGTACTATCTGAGGAAGTACAGAGCCATGAAGAAGCGTTACTACGAAGAAGAATTGTCCGCCGTGCTGAATATAGGCAGACCGGTAGACTGA